In Streptantibioticus cattleyicolor NRRL 8057 = DSM 46488, a genomic segment contains:
- a CDS encoding trypsin-like serine peptidase, translating to MIDTSSRNIVLTAGHCGMQIDASYVFVPQFVKGAGPDQQPFGIFKIQRIFMDVRYGPSQTALPVSDLDTAFARVAPNQFGKRLQDAVGGGLTFTRPSSYNNAVQIIGYPAYKYNKAGHAVEYSQLMQTTQLPGYRQMQMNCTGFFGGTSGSPWITDWNPKTLTGHVIGNLGGKGGGGSNDWTSYAPLFGQNAADLLNDAITNQDPPRNPSPYVGLQLPANAFPEGASTWQHAKLLASGDYTGNHHSDLIVVWTDGEVTLYPGDGKGGFLPEHQLAKPKSIWANAVTITGGDFAGGGLYDLMVVWVDGEVTLYPDVSANGFGSEVQMVKPHTIWEHAQQIAAGQFHNGTYVTDLVVRWDDGELTLYTSVGSGTFGNEYQLQKPDPTWKNATLVTCGTFSGQQNWDIFIRWVDGELDTYVATSSQTGLGTETKIASPNRLWGDHASVITAGNYIGDNINDDLIVRWSDGETTLYEDNAPFAIGTEHTLVYPGT from the coding sequence GTGATCGACACCAGCAGCCGCAACATCGTCCTCACGGCGGGTCACTGCGGCATGCAGATAGACGCCAGTTACGTCTTCGTCCCCCAGTTCGTCAAGGGAGCAGGGCCCGACCAGCAGCCATTCGGCATCTTCAAGATTCAGCGGATCTTCATGGACGTCCGCTACGGGCCGTCGCAGACCGCTCTTCCGGTGTCCGACCTGGACACCGCTTTCGCTCGCGTCGCACCGAACCAGTTCGGCAAGCGGTTGCAGGACGCGGTCGGCGGCGGCCTCACCTTCACCCGCCCGAGCAGCTACAACAACGCTGTCCAGATCATCGGCTACCCGGCCTACAAGTACAACAAAGCCGGACATGCCGTTGAATACTCCCAGCTCATGCAGACGACCCAGCTTCCCGGGTACCGGCAGATGCAGATGAACTGCACCGGCTTCTTCGGTGGTACTTCCGGCAGCCCATGGATCACCGACTGGAACCCGAAGACACTTACCGGACATGTCATCGGCAACCTGGGCGGCAAGGGCGGTGGCGGCAGCAACGACTGGACCAGCTACGCACCGCTGTTCGGGCAGAACGCCGCCGACCTGCTCAACGACGCCATCACCAACCAGGACCCGCCCCGGAATCCGTCCCCGTACGTCGGCCTGCAACTGCCCGCGAACGCGTTCCCGGAAGGTGCGTCGACCTGGCAGCACGCCAAGCTGCTCGCCTCCGGGGACTACACCGGAAACCACCACAGTGATCTGATCGTGGTCTGGACGGATGGCGAGGTCACGCTCTACCCGGGCGACGGGAAGGGCGGATTCCTGCCCGAACACCAACTCGCCAAGCCCAAATCCATCTGGGCCAACGCCGTGACCATCACCGGCGGTGATTTCGCCGGCGGCGGTCTGTACGACCTGATGGTGGTCTGGGTCGACGGTGAGGTCACGCTCTACCCCGATGTCAGCGCGAACGGCTTCGGCTCCGAGGTGCAGATGGTCAAGCCGCACACCATCTGGGAGCATGCCCAGCAAATAGCTGCGGGACAGTTCCACAACGGCACCTACGTCACCGACCTGGTCGTGCGCTGGGATGACGGCGAACTCACGCTGTACACCTCGGTCGGATCGGGAACGTTCGGCAACGAGTACCAGCTTCAGAAGCCCGACCCGACGTGGAAGAACGCCACGCTCGTCACCTGCGGCACCTTCTCCGGCCAGCAGAACTGGGACATCTTCATCCGCTGGGTCGACGGTGAACTGGACACCTACGTCGCCACCTCATCACAGACCGGCCTCGGGACCGAAACGAAGATCGCGAGCCCGAACAGACTCTGGGGGGACCACGCCTCCGTCATCACGGCCGGCAACTACATCGGCGACAACATCAACGACGACCTGATCGTCCGCTGGTCGGACGGCGAGACCACCCTCTACGAAGACAACGCTCCCTTCGCCATCGGCACGGAGCACACACTCGTCTACCCTGGCACCTGA
- a CDS encoding IS5/IS1182 family transposase, with translation MSGVITASEPSWIAPFTGLSPRQFGKLITALRREGVDPVRKGRPWSLPLEDRVLLIAAYWRTNLTLRQLAPLFGVSKSAADRIIDHLGPALALQQRKRFRKDTVLIVDGTLVPTRDHTIAEQSKNYRYSTNHQVVIDADTRLVVAVGRPVAGNRNDCKAWELSGAKDAVGKTTVIADGGYRGTGLVIPHRREKGQTELPEWKEEHNASHRKVRARVEHVFARMKGWKILRDCRLKGDGVQHAMLGIARLHNLVLAG, from the coding sequence GTGTCTGGTGTGATCACGGCGTCTGAGCCCTCCTGGATAGCCCCGTTCACTGGGCTGAGCCCGCGCCAGTTCGGCAAGCTGATCACCGCGCTCCGGCGTGAGGGTGTGGACCCGGTGCGCAAGGGTCGGCCATGGAGCCTGCCGCTGGAGGACCGCGTGCTCCTGATCGCCGCGTACTGGCGGACGAACCTGACCCTGCGCCAACTGGCCCCGCTGTTCGGGGTGTCCAAGTCGGCGGCCGACCGCATCATCGACCACCTCGGGCCCGCGCTCGCGCTCCAGCAGCGCAAGCGGTTCCGCAAGGACACCGTGCTCATCGTGGACGGCACCCTCGTTCCCACCCGTGACCACACCATCGCCGAGCAGTCCAAGAACTACCGGTACTCCACCAACCACCAGGTCGTCATCGACGCCGACACCCGGCTCGTCGTCGCGGTCGGCCGACCAGTCGCAGGCAACCGCAACGACTGCAAGGCGTGGGAGCTGTCCGGCGCGAAAGACGCCGTCGGCAAGACCACGGTCATCGCAGATGGCGGCTACCGGGGCACCGGCCTGGTCATCCCGCACCGCCGCGAGAAGGGCCAGACCGAACTCCCGGAATGGAAGGAGGAGCACAACGCCTCCCACCGCAAAGTCCGCGCCCGTGTAGAGCACGTCTTCGCCCGGATGAAGGGCTGGAAGATCCTTCGCGACTGCCGGCTGAAGGGCGACGGCGTCCAGCACGCCATGCTCGGCATCGCCCGCCTGCACAACCTCGTCCTTGCCGGGTGA
- a CDS encoding type II toxin-antitoxin system VapC family toxin: protein MPVEYERGLLDTNIMILRRWVDPAELPAEMAISAITLAELSAGPHEVRRNEEQDDYDEYAERARRLDVLQRAENEFDPIPFDAEAARAYGRICAAVISAGGKPRRRVADLMIAAIAVAEDLPLFTTNPGDFKGLETLLTVVPVTRPALPHGR, encoded by the coding sequence ATGCCCGTTGAGTACGAGCGGGGTCTGCTCGACACCAACATCATGATCCTTCGCCGCTGGGTGGACCCGGCCGAACTCCCTGCCGAGATGGCCATCAGCGCGATCACCCTGGCGGAGCTGTCCGCCGGGCCTCATGAGGTCCGGCGGAACGAGGAGCAGGACGACTACGACGAATACGCGGAGCGGGCCCGTCGGCTCGACGTTCTCCAACGTGCCGAGAACGAGTTCGATCCCATCCCCTTCGACGCCGAGGCAGCACGTGCCTACGGCCGGATCTGCGCGGCCGTGATCAGCGCGGGCGGCAAGCCACGACGGCGCGTGGCCGACCTGATGATCGCCGCCATCGCCGTCGCCGAGGATCTCCCCTTGTTCACCACGAACCCCGGTGACTTCAAAGGCTTGGAGACCCTCCTGACCGTCGTGCCGGTCACCCGACCCGCGCTTCCGCACGGTCGTTAG
- a CDS encoding type II toxin-antitoxin system Phd/YefM family antitoxin, whose protein sequence is MTAQPEITQRDLRSRSREIMDAVEAGQAFTVTRDGHRIGELVPLKRRRRFVPRAEFAAMSRSAPDISLDAFRADQDATAVQEMDDPYAR, encoded by the coding sequence ATGACAGCGCAACCGGAGATCACCCAGCGTGACCTGCGTAGCAGGTCGAGAGAGATCATGGACGCCGTCGAGGCCGGTCAGGCTTTCACCGTCACTCGCGACGGTCACCGGATCGGGGAGCTGGTCCCGCTGAAGCGCCGCAGGCGCTTCGTTCCCCGGGCCGAGTTCGCCGCGATGTCGCGAAGCGCACCGGACATCTCCTTGGACGCCTTCCGGGCGGATCAGGACGCCACAGCCGTCCAAGAGATGGACGACCCGTATGCCCGTTGA
- a CDS encoding L-serine ammonia-lyase, translated as MAISVFDLFSIGIGPSSSHTVGPMRAARMFARRLKNEGVLDRTHAVRAELFGSLGATGHGHGTPKAVLLGLAGNSPRTVDVETADDQVAAIREQGRISLLGVHEVAFDADRDLILHRRRALPYHANGMTLFAYDADGAPLLEKTYYSVGGGFVVDEDAVGEDRIKLDDTVLKYPFRTGDELLRMSRETGLSISALMLENEKAWRSEEEIRAGLLEIWSVMRGCVERGMSREGILPGGLKVRRRAATSARQLRAEGGAAARAMEWVTLYAMAVNEENAAGGRVVTAPTNGAAGIIPAVLHYYMNFVPGADEEGVVRFLLAAGAIGMLFKENASISGAEVGCQGEVGSACSMAAGGLAEVLGGSAEQVENAAEIGMEHNLGLTCDPVGGLVQIPCIERNGMAAVKAVTAARMALRGDGRHHVSLDKVIKTMKETGADMKVKYKETARGGLAVNVIEC; from the coding sequence GTGGCCATCTCCGTGTTCGACCTGTTCTCCATCGGCATCGGACCGTCCAGCTCGCACACCGTGGGCCCGATGCGGGCGGCCCGGATGTTCGCCCGGCGGCTGAAGAACGAGGGCGTGCTCGACCGCACCCACGCGGTCCGCGCCGAGCTGTTCGGCTCCCTCGGCGCCACCGGCCACGGCCACGGCACCCCCAAGGCGGTGCTGCTCGGGCTGGCCGGGAACTCCCCGCGCACGGTGGACGTGGAGACCGCCGACGACCAGGTGGCCGCCATCCGCGAACAGGGCCGGATCAGCCTGCTCGGGGTCCACGAGGTCGCCTTCGACGCCGACCGCGACCTGATCCTGCACCGCCGCCGCGCCCTGCCCTACCACGCCAACGGCATGACGCTCTTCGCCTACGACGCCGACGGGGCGCCGCTGCTGGAGAAGACGTACTACTCGGTCGGCGGCGGCTTCGTGGTCGACGAGGACGCGGTCGGCGAGGACCGCATCAAGCTCGACGACACCGTGCTGAAGTACCCGTTCCGCACCGGTGACGAGCTGCTGCGGATGTCCCGGGAGACCGGGCTGTCGATATCGGCGCTGATGCTGGAGAACGAGAAGGCGTGGCGCTCCGAGGAGGAGATCCGCGCCGGGCTGCTGGAGATCTGGTCGGTGATGCGCGGCTGCGTGGAGCGCGGCATGAGCCGGGAGGGCATCCTGCCGGGCGGGCTGAAGGTACGCCGCCGGGCCGCCACCTCCGCCCGCCAGCTGCGCGCCGAGGGCGGCGCGGCGGCCCGCGCCATGGAGTGGGTCACCCTCTACGCGATGGCCGTCAACGAGGAGAACGCGGCCGGCGGCCGGGTGGTGACCGCCCCCACCAACGGCGCCGCCGGGATCATCCCCGCCGTCCTGCACTACTACATGAACTTCGTCCCCGGCGCCGACGAGGAAGGCGTCGTCCGCTTCCTGCTGGCGGCCGGCGCCATCGGCATGCTCTTCAAGGAGAACGCCTCCATCTCCGGCGCCGAGGTCGGCTGCCAGGGCGAGGTCGGCTCCGCCTGCTCCATGGCCGCCGGCGGCCTCGCCGAGGTCCTCGGCGGCTCCGCCGAACAGGTCGAGAACGCCGCCGAGATCGGCATGGAACACAACCTCGGCCTCACCTGCGACCCGGTCGGCGGCCTGGTCCAGATCCCCTGCATCGAACGCAACGGCATGGCCGCCGTCAAGGCCGTCACCGCCGCCCGCATGGCCCTCCGCGGCGACGGCCGCCACCACGTCTCCCTCGACAAGGTCATCAAGACGATGAAGGAGACGGGGGCGGACATGAAGGTCAAGTACAAGGAGACGGCGCGCGGGGGGTTGGCGGTGAATGTGATCGAGTGCTGA
- the glyA gene encoding serine hydroxymethyltransferase, with the protein MSLLNSSLHELDPEVAAAVDAELHRQQSTLEMIASENFAPVAVMEAQGSVLTNKYAEGYPGRRYYGGCEHVDVTEQIAIDRVKELFGAEAANVQPHSGAQANAAAMFALLKPGDTILGLDLAHGGHLTHGMKINFSGKLYDVVPYHVDGESGLVDMAEVERLAKEHRPRLIVAGWSAYPRQLDFAAFRRIADEVGAYLMVDMAHFAGLVAAGLHPNPVPHAHVVTTTTHKTLGGPRGGVILSTADLAKKINSAVFPGQQGGPLEHVIAAKAVAFKVAASEEFKDRQRRTLAGAKLLAERLSRPDAAEAGVAVLSGGTDVHLVLVDLRASELDGKQAEDRLHEIGITVNRNAIPNDPRPPMVTSGLRIGTPALATRGFGEDDFREVADVIAEALKPSYDAQALGARVAALAAKYPLYPNL; encoded by the coding sequence ATGTCGCTTCTCAACAGCTCCCTGCACGAGCTCGACCCCGAGGTCGCCGCCGCGGTCGACGCCGAGCTGCACCGCCAGCAGTCCACCCTGGAGATGATCGCCTCGGAGAACTTCGCTCCGGTGGCCGTCATGGAGGCCCAGGGCTCCGTCCTGACCAACAAGTACGCCGAGGGGTACCCCGGCCGCCGGTACTACGGCGGCTGCGAGCACGTCGACGTCACCGAGCAGATCGCCATCGACCGGGTCAAGGAGCTGTTCGGCGCCGAGGCCGCCAACGTCCAGCCGCACTCGGGCGCGCAGGCCAACGCGGCGGCGATGTTCGCGCTGCTCAAGCCGGGCGACACCATCCTGGGCCTGGACCTGGCGCACGGCGGCCACCTGACCCACGGGATGAAGATCAACTTCTCCGGCAAGCTGTACGACGTGGTCCCGTACCACGTGGACGGCGAGTCGGGCCTGGTCGACATGGCCGAGGTGGAGCGGCTGGCCAAGGAACACCGCCCGCGGCTGATCGTGGCCGGCTGGTCGGCGTACCCGCGGCAGCTGGACTTCGCGGCGTTCCGCCGGATCGCCGACGAGGTGGGCGCCTACCTGATGGTGGACATGGCCCACTTCGCCGGTCTGGTGGCCGCCGGGCTGCACCCGAACCCGGTGCCCCACGCCCACGTGGTGACCACCACCACCCACAAGACGCTGGGCGGTCCGCGCGGCGGGGTGATCCTGTCCACCGCCGACCTGGCCAAGAAGATCAACTCCGCGGTCTTCCCCGGCCAGCAGGGCGGTCCGCTGGAGCATGTGATCGCCGCCAAGGCGGTGGCCTTCAAGGTCGCGGCGAGCGAGGAGTTCAAGGACCGGCAGCGCCGTACGCTGGCCGGCGCCAAGCTCCTCGCCGAGCGGCTGTCGCGGCCGGACGCGGCCGAGGCGGGCGTCGCCGTGCTCTCCGGCGGCACCGACGTCCACCTGGTCCTGGTCGACCTGCGCGCCAGCGAGCTCGACGGCAAGCAGGCCGAGGACCGGCTGCACGAGATCGGGATCACCGTCAACCGCAACGCCATCCCGAACGACCCGCGTCCCCCGATGGTCACCTCGGGGCTGCGGATCGGCACCCCGGCGCTGGCCACCCGCGGGTTCGGCGAGGACGACTTCCGCGAGGTCGCCGACGTGATCGCCGAGGCGCTCAAGCCGTCGTACGACGCCCAGGCGCTGGGTGCCCGGGTGGCCGCGCTCGCGGCGAAGTACCCGCTGTACCCGAATCTGTAA
- the gcvH gene encoding glycine cleavage system protein GcvH produces MSNPEHLRYSKEHEWLSPAEDGVATVGITQFAAHSLGDVVYVDLPAVGATVTAGDTCGELESTKSVSDLYSPVSGEVVEVNQDVTDDPALVNTSPYQNGWLFKVRVTGEPGELLSAAEYEAFTGE; encoded by the coding sequence ATGAGCAACCCTGAGCACCTTCGCTACAGCAAGGAGCACGAGTGGCTGTCGCCCGCCGAGGACGGCGTGGCCACCGTGGGCATCACCCAGTTCGCCGCCCACTCGCTCGGTGACGTGGTCTACGTGGACCTGCCGGCCGTCGGCGCCACCGTCACCGCCGGCGACACCTGTGGTGAGCTGGAGTCGACCAAGTCGGTGAGCGACCTGTACTCCCCGGTCTCCGGTGAGGTGGTGGAGGTCAACCAGGACGTCACCGACGACCCGGCGCTGGTCAACACCTCCCCGTATCAGAACGGGTGGCTGTTCAAGGTGCGCGTCACCGGCGAGCCGGGCGAGTTGCTGTCGGCCGCCGAATACGAAGCCTTCACCGGCGAGTGA
- the gcvT gene encoding glycine cleavage system aminomethyltransferase GcvT translates to MSTAPEATRRTALDAVHRALGATMTDFAGWQMPLRYGSERDEHHAVRTTAGLFDLSHMGEITVTGPQAGQALDHALVGHLSALAVGRARYTMICAEDGGILDDLIVYRLAEAEYLVVANAANARVVLDAVTERAAGFDAEVRDDRDAYALLAVQGPNSPAILASLTDADLAGLKYYAGLPGTVAGVPALIARTGYTGEDGFELFVAPSDAERLWQALTEAGAAHQLVPCGLSCRDTLRLEAGMPLYGHELTTALTPFDAGLGRVVKFDKPGDFTGREALLAAAEKAAATPPRKLVGLVAEGRRVPRAGYPVVTAEGTVIGEVTSGAPSPTLGKPIAMAYVDAGHAAPGTAGVRVDIRGAHEPYQVVALPFYKRER, encoded by the coding sequence ATGAGCACCGCCCCCGAAGCAACCCGACGTACCGCGCTGGACGCGGTGCACCGCGCGCTCGGCGCGACCATGACCGATTTCGCCGGCTGGCAGATGCCGCTGCGCTACGGCAGCGAGCGGGACGAGCACCACGCCGTCCGCACCACCGCCGGCCTGTTCGACCTGTCCCACATGGGCGAGATCACCGTCACCGGCCCGCAGGCCGGGCAGGCGCTCGACCACGCGCTGGTGGGCCACCTGTCCGCGCTCGCCGTGGGCCGGGCCCGCTACACCATGATCTGCGCCGAGGACGGCGGCATCCTGGACGACCTGATCGTCTACCGGCTCGCCGAGGCCGAGTACCTGGTGGTGGCCAACGCCGCCAACGCCCGGGTGGTGCTGGACGCGGTCACCGAGCGCGCGGCCGGCTTCGACGCCGAGGTGCGCGACGACCGCGACGCCTACGCGCTGCTGGCGGTGCAGGGCCCCAACTCGCCGGCGATCCTGGCCTCGCTCACCGACGCCGACCTGGCCGGGCTGAAGTACTACGCCGGGCTGCCCGGCACCGTGGCCGGGGTTCCGGCGCTGATCGCCCGCACCGGCTACACCGGCGAGGACGGCTTCGAGCTGTTCGTGGCGCCGTCCGACGCCGAGCGGCTGTGGCAGGCGCTGACCGAGGCGGGCGCCGCCCACCAGCTGGTGCCGTGCGGGCTCTCCTGCCGCGACACGCTGCGGCTGGAGGCCGGCATGCCGCTGTACGGGCACGAGCTGACCACCGCGCTCACCCCGTTCGACGCCGGGCTCGGCCGGGTGGTCAAGTTCGACAAGCCGGGTGACTTCACCGGCCGCGAGGCGCTGCTGGCCGCCGCCGAGAAGGCCGCCGCCACGCCGCCGCGCAAGCTGGTCGGCCTGGTCGCCGAGGGCCGCCGGGTGCCCCGGGCCGGCTACCCGGTGGTGACCGCGGAGGGCACGGTGATCGGCGAGGTCACCTCCGGCGCCCCCTCCCCCACCCTCGGCAAGCCGATCGCCATGGCGTACGTGGACGCCGGCCACGCCGCCCCGGGCACCGCCGGGGTGCGGGTGGACATCCGCGGCGCCCATGAGCCGTACCAGGTCGTGGCGCTGCCGTTCTACAAGCGCGAGCGCTGA
- a CDS encoding enhanced serine sensitivity protein SseB → MSVPAQYGSGHEGPVGPGVVPGHDPYAAHHPYPPGDGYLAQDPYAAHHHPYPAEGSVVPHDGWPANELEEVLGAAVGDPGATPRVLEVLGRSSLWVPLPNGGGPDSPGLDLPAMELDGFAHVPVFSSEGQLRRVAPGMSFAVAPAREFVRGLPPRAGIVVNPGGAVTLPLPAAAVAELCRTGAAGGRVRLWEPAPDAEPVDFLAAAAGEFAVTPVVLTARRALASVEGDAPVLFVGVELDRWQESDRAEAMNALGRALGHAPVAWPVNLVLLDVAQDPVGDWMHERVRPFFTRD, encoded by the coding sequence ATGAGCGTACCGGCGCAGTACGGAAGCGGACACGAGGGACCCGTCGGGCCCGGTGTCGTCCCGGGGCACGACCCGTACGCCGCGCACCATCCGTATCCGCCGGGGGACGGGTACCTCGCGCAGGACCCCTACGCCGCCCACCACCACCCGTACCCCGCCGAGGGCTCCGTGGTGCCGCACGACGGCTGGCCCGCCAACGAGTTGGAGGAGGTGCTGGGCGCGGCGGTCGGCGACCCGGGGGCGACGCCGCGGGTGCTGGAGGTGCTCGGGCGCTCCTCGTTGTGGGTGCCGTTGCCGAACGGCGGCGGGCCGGACAGCCCCGGGCTCGACCTGCCCGCGATGGAGCTGGACGGCTTCGCGCACGTGCCGGTGTTCAGCTCCGAGGGGCAGTTGCGGCGGGTGGCGCCGGGGATGTCGTTCGCGGTGGCGCCGGCCCGGGAGTTCGTCCGCGGGCTGCCGCCGCGGGCGGGCATCGTGGTCAACCCGGGCGGCGCGGTGACACTGCCGCTGCCCGCCGCGGCCGTGGCGGAGCTGTGCCGGACCGGGGCCGCCGGCGGCCGGGTACGGCTGTGGGAGCCGGCCCCGGACGCCGAGCCGGTGGACTTCCTGGCCGCCGCCGCCGGGGAGTTCGCGGTCACCCCGGTGGTGCTCACCGCGCGCCGGGCGCTGGCCTCGGTGGAGGGCGACGCGCCGGTGCTCTTCGTCGGCGTCGAACTCGACCGCTGGCAGGAGTCGGACCGGGCCGAGGCGATGAACGCCCTCGGCCGCGCGCTCGGCCACGCCCCGGTGGCGTGGCCGGTCAACCTGGTGCTGCTGGACGTCGCCCAGGACCCGGTCGGCGACTGGATGCACGAGCGGGTGCGGCCGTTCTTCACCCGGGACTGA
- a CDS encoding enhanced serine sensitivity protein SseB C-terminal domain-containing protein, which translates to MTAGAAGGTGGGPAVEQALERVAPGRYDTYETLLRALADGSVWMLLWHGEPGSPDAQYGNMELDGYGYAPCVTSAAQLAASGWNRSHEVVVGREIAAELYRERYGLWLNPHAPGGGVGVPWLDLRRVATGLDRVPAGPLRITEPAVPAPQFYGALTHHAHHTPVVRALRCAWVEPALGEPYLAVGVDLYDTGAASVEAVRAMMAQAVAAAPDGLPVATVAMADEYDPVAMWLRAHARPFFDRDAYAAPPWPAPAPGGY; encoded by the coding sequence GTGACCGCGGGGGCGGCGGGCGGCACCGGCGGCGGACCCGCGGTGGAACAGGCACTGGAGCGGGTGGCCCCGGGCCGCTACGACACCTACGAGACGCTGTTGCGCGCCCTCGCCGACGGCTCGGTGTGGATGCTGCTGTGGCACGGCGAACCCGGCTCGCCCGACGCCCAGTACGGCAACATGGAGCTGGACGGCTACGGCTACGCGCCCTGCGTCACCTCCGCCGCCCAGCTCGCGGCGAGCGGCTGGAACCGGTCCCACGAGGTCGTCGTCGGCCGGGAGATCGCCGCCGAGCTGTACCGCGAACGGTACGGGCTGTGGCTCAACCCGCACGCCCCCGGCGGCGGGGTCGGGGTGCCCTGGCTCGACCTGCGCCGCGTCGCCACCGGCCTGGACCGGGTGCCGGCCGGCCCGCTGCGCATCACCGAACCGGCCGTCCCCGCACCGCAGTTCTACGGCGCCCTCACCCACCACGCCCACCACACCCCGGTGGTCCGCGCGCTGCGCTGCGCCTGGGTGGAGCCGGCGCTGGGCGAGCCGTACCTGGCGGTGGGGGTCGACCTGTACGACACCGGGGCCGCCTCGGTGGAGGCGGTGCGGGCGATGATGGCGCAGGCGGTGGCCGCCGCCCCGGACGGGCTGCCGGTGGCGACGGTGGCCATGGCCGACGAGTACGACCCGGTGGCCATGTGGCTGCGGGCGCACGCCCGGCCGTTCTTCGACCGGGACGCCTACGCCGCGCCGCCCTGGCCCGCCCCCGCCCCGGGCGGCTACTGA
- a CDS encoding DUF885 family protein: protein MDERIRAVCDLTVPVVREMAGLHDYDGVVQDLSPDGVRRGLAALARARRDGAPLDDPHDEAHLAVFEEAVRVQYADLELHRRDPYLHLSNLELTAYDREYAPAAERDRARRRHLARWPETVDAAIAALDLVTAPVAAALLGAVRGLAAGLDAEQDAVTAAALAAHERLVAHVHRAAAAGDPDPRLGAATLAALMGSQEGLPADLTALAGQAEQERARLTALLTEACHALAPHTPVAVTVRGLLADHPDADGVIPEAARLTAEVIDFTRRRGLVPYLDGECLVGPAPASRRWSSAMLTWAAPYEADAPSWYHVTPPGDDWPDEEREEWLTLFSRAGLPAVTVHEIAPGHFAHGRALRRAPTDVRRTLHSLGFCEGWAHYAEEMCLEEGFRDGDPRFAAGVALEALVRVTRLTCAIGLHTGAMDLAEATERFRRDAYLSPAAAASEARRGTFDAAYGRYTWGKLEILRLRERARKRWGAGFSLPRFHAALLRLGSPPLGLLPAALDDPGQ, encoded by the coding sequence ATGGACGAGCGAATCCGCGCGGTGTGCGACCTGACCGTTCCGGTGGTCCGCGAGATGGCCGGGCTCCACGACTACGACGGGGTGGTCCAGGACCTCTCGCCGGACGGGGTACGGCGCGGACTCGCCGCGCTGGCCCGCGCCCGCCGGGACGGCGCCCCGCTGGACGACCCGCACGACGAGGCCCACCTGGCGGTCTTCGAGGAGGCCGTACGGGTGCAGTACGCCGACCTCGAACTGCACCGCAGGGACCCGTACCTGCACCTGTCCAACCTCGAACTGACCGCCTACGACCGCGAGTACGCCCCGGCCGCCGAACGGGACCGCGCCCGCCGCCGCCATCTCGCCCGCTGGCCGGAGACGGTGGACGCGGCCATCGCCGCCCTGGACCTGGTCACCGCCCCGGTGGCCGCCGCGCTGCTGGGCGCGGTACGCGGGCTGGCCGCCGGTCTCGACGCGGAACAGGACGCGGTCACCGCCGCCGCGCTCGCCGCCCACGAACGGCTGGTCGCCCACGTCCACCGGGCCGCCGCGGCCGGCGACCCCGATCCCCGGCTCGGCGCGGCGACGCTGGCGGCGCTGATGGGCAGCCAGGAGGGGCTGCCCGCCGACCTGACCGCCCTGGCCGGCCAGGCGGAACAGGAACGGGCACGCCTCACCGCGCTGCTCACCGAGGCGTGCCACGCCCTCGCCCCGCACACCCCGGTGGCCGTGACCGTCCGGGGACTGCTCGCAGACCACCCGGACGCGGACGGGGTGATCCCGGAGGCGGCCCGGCTTACCGCCGAGGTGATCGACTTCACCCGGCGCCGCGGCCTCGTCCCGTACCTGGACGGCGAGTGCCTGGTCGGCCCGGCGCCGGCCTCACGCCGCTGGTCCTCGGCGATGCTGACCTGGGCGGCGCCGTACGAGGCGGACGCCCCGTCCTGGTACCACGTCACCCCGCCCGGGGACGACTGGCCGGACGAGGAACGCGAGGAGTGGCTGACCCTGTTCAGCCGGGCCGGGCTGCCCGCGGTCACCGTGCACGAGATCGCCCCCGGCCACTTCGCGCACGGCCGCGCGCTGCGCCGGGCCCCCACCGACGTCCGGCGCACCCTGCACTCGCTGGGCTTCTGCGAGGGGTGGGCGCACTACGCGGAGGAGATGTGCCTGGAGGAGGGGTTCCGGGACGGCGATCCGCGGTTCGCCGCCGGGGTCGCCCTGGAGGCGCTGGTCCGGGTCACCCGGCTGACGTGCGCGATCGGGCTGCACACCGGGGCGATGGACCTCGCCGAGGCCACCGAGCGGTTCCGCCGGGACGCGTACCTCTCCCCGGCCGCCGCGGCCTCGGAGGCCCGCCGCGGCACCTTCGACGCCGCCTACGGCCGTTACACCTGGGGCAAGCTGGAGATCCTGCGGCTGCGGGAGCGGGCCCGGAAGCGGTGGGGGGCCGGCTTCTCGCTGCCGCGCTTCCACGCCGCGCTGCTGCGGCTGGGCAGCCCGCCGCTGGGGCTGCTCCCGGCGGCGCTGGACGACCCCGGTCAGTAG